From the Chitinophaga lutea genome, one window contains:
- the metQ gene encoding methionine ABC transporter substrate-binding lipoprotein MetQ, translated as MTHTTRLPFLLLVLTALWSCGGAKKNDPNFVKVGVSSGPEFQVAQVAQKVAKEKYGLEVELVAFNDYVIPNEALNQGDIDINVYQHKPYLQEQSRQRGYQLAVVGNTFVYPIAGYSKKIRSLADLQPGSTIVIPNDPTNGGRSLLLLQRNGLLTLKEGTGLLPKVTDITDNPKALKILELEAPQLPRALDDDDVTIAIINNTFAAQANLVPGRDGLFVEDKESPYVNVVVARENNKNEEKVKKFVQAYQSAEVEKAAADAFRGGAIKGW; from the coding sequence ATGACACACACAACAAGATTACCGTTCCTGCTGCTGGTCCTCACGGCGTTGTGGAGCTGCGGCGGCGCAAAAAAGAACGACCCGAACTTCGTGAAAGTCGGCGTATCGTCCGGCCCCGAATTCCAGGTGGCCCAGGTGGCGCAAAAGGTAGCCAAAGAAAAATACGGGCTGGAAGTGGAGCTGGTGGCGTTCAACGATTACGTGATCCCCAATGAGGCGCTGAACCAGGGAGACATCGACATCAACGTGTACCAGCACAAACCTTATCTCCAGGAACAAAGCCGCCAGCGCGGTTATCAACTCGCCGTGGTGGGCAATACCTTCGTGTATCCCATCGCCGGGTATTCCAAAAAGATCAGATCGCTGGCGGATCTGCAGCCCGGCAGCACCATCGTGATACCCAACGACCCCACCAACGGCGGGCGCTCGTTGCTGCTGCTGCAAAGGAACGGTCTGCTCACGCTGAAAGAAGGCACCGGTCTTTTACCGAAAGTGACCGACATCACCGATAACCCCAAAGCATTGAAAATCCTCGAACTCGAAGCGCCGCAATTGCCCCGCGCGCTCGACGACGACGATGTGACCATCGCCATCATCAACAACACCTTCGCCGCGCAGGCCAACCTGGTGCCGGGCCGCGACGGGCTGTTCGTGGAAGATAAGGAGTCGCCTTACGTGAACGTGGTAGTGGCCAGGGAAAACAACAAAAACGAAGAAAAAGTGAAGAAGTTCGTGCAGGCGTACCAGAGCGCCGAGGTGGAAAAAGCGGCCGCCGACGCATTCAGGGGAGGCGCCATCAAAGGCTGGTAA
- a CDS encoding glycoside hydrolase family 43 protein, producing the protein MKHIFLSLLCICTMLAKAQDSGAVHLADPAIFLHNGMYYLYGTVEGRAGEGFQVYTSTGLAQWTLSAKNGGYALKKGDAFGTAGFWAPQVFQYRDSFYMAYVANESIAVAVATDPLGPFTQRVKEPLAAPVRQIDPFVFMDEGKIYLYHVRLTGGNKIFVAEMTDDLAAIRPETLRESIIATDQWENTANTKWPVTEGPSVFKHNGLYYLVYTANDFRHPDYAVGYATSKSPLGPWEKYSGNPVLHKNMISQHGTGHGDFFRDNNGGLQYVFHTHYSLTKVGPRRTAILKASLNGNRLVMDAGSFQFLKQ; encoded by the coding sequence ATGAAACACATCTTCCTATCACTGCTCTGCATATGCACCATGCTGGCCAAGGCGCAGGACTCCGGCGCCGTTCACCTCGCCGACCCCGCCATTTTCCTGCATAACGGCATGTATTACCTGTACGGGACCGTGGAGGGGCGCGCGGGAGAGGGGTTTCAGGTTTACACGTCCACCGGCCTGGCGCAATGGACGCTCTCCGCCAAAAACGGCGGATACGCCCTGAAGAAAGGGGATGCTTTCGGCACCGCAGGTTTCTGGGCGCCGCAGGTGTTTCAATACCGCGATTCGTTTTACATGGCGTATGTGGCCAATGAAAGCATCGCCGTGGCGGTGGCCACCGATCCGCTGGGGCCTTTCACGCAGCGGGTCAAAGAACCGCTGGCCGCGCCGGTGAGGCAGATCGATCCCTTTGTGTTCATGGATGAAGGGAAGATATACCTCTACCATGTGCGCCTCACAGGCGGCAACAAGATTTTTGTGGCGGAGATGACGGACGACCTCGCGGCCATCAGGCCGGAAACGCTCCGGGAAAGCATCATCGCCACGGATCAGTGGGAAAACACCGCCAACACGAAATGGCCCGTTACGGAAGGCCCTTCCGTATTCAAACATAACGGGCTGTATTACCTTGTATATACCGCCAATGATTTCCGGCACCCGGACTACGCCGTGGGATACGCCACCAGCAAAAGCCCGCTCGGCCCCTGGGAGAAATACAGCGGCAATCCCGTCCTGCATAAAAACATGATCAGCCAGCATGGCACCGGCCATGGCGATTTTTTCAGGGACAACAACGGCGGGCTGCAGTATGTGTTCCACACGCATTATTCGCTGACGAAAGTAGGGCCGCGCAGAACGGCCATACTGAAAGCCTCCCTGAACGGTAACCGCCTCGTGATGGACGCGGGCTCTTTTCAATTCCTGAAACAATAG
- a CDS encoding SDR family oxidoreductase: MTTTKLPAILVSGATGTIGSALAKLLAEKGTPFRALVRPTGATPHIPGAEVVEGDLNDQKSLKNALSGIERAFLLTNSSPEAESLQIAFVDAAKAAGVQHIVKLSQYAAHRDSPVRFLRYHAAVEEKILASGMAYTFLRPNLFMQGLLGFREPIMQQGKFFATIGEAPVSLVDIRDIAEVAAAALTNPVHENRIYTLTGPQAITHRQIAATLSAALGRDIQYIDVPPDAMHQALIAAGFPEWQAAGLIEDYAHYGRGEAAEVSGDIEAVTGRAARDFNRFVEDYAEAFLPEVLTKR; the protein is encoded by the coding sequence ATGACTACCACGAAACTACCGGCCATACTGGTTTCCGGCGCTACCGGCACCATCGGTTCCGCACTCGCGAAGCTGCTTGCAGAAAAAGGCACCCCCTTCCGCGCCCTCGTGCGCCCCACCGGTGCCACGCCGCACATCCCGGGTGCGGAGGTCGTCGAAGGCGATTTAAACGACCAAAAGAGCCTCAAAAACGCCCTATCGGGCATCGAGCGAGCCTTCCTCCTCACCAACTCAAGCCCGGAGGCGGAATCGCTTCAAATTGCGTTCGTCGATGCGGCGAAGGCGGCGGGTGTGCAGCACATTGTCAAACTTTCTCAATACGCTGCGCACAGGGATTCGCCGGTGCGTTTCCTCCGGTACCACGCGGCGGTGGAAGAAAAAATACTGGCTTCCGGCATGGCATACACGTTCCTGCGGCCCAATCTTTTCATGCAGGGATTGCTGGGTTTTCGCGAGCCCATCATGCAACAGGGAAAATTCTTCGCCACCATCGGCGAGGCGCCGGTGAGCCTCGTGGATATCCGCGACATTGCCGAAGTGGCCGCCGCTGCGCTCACCAATCCCGTACATGAAAACAGAATCTATACCCTCACCGGCCCGCAGGCCATCACGCACCGGCAGATCGCAGCCACCCTGTCTGCCGCACTGGGCCGCGATATCCAGTACATCGACGTACCGCCGGATGCAATGCACCAGGCGCTCATCGCGGCCGGCTTCCCTGAATGGCAGGCAGCAGGACTGATCGAAGACTACGCGCATTACGGGCGTGGCGAGGCGGCGGAAGTATCGGGCGATATCGAAGCGGTAACGGGCAGGGCTGCACGGGATTTCAACAGGTTCGTGGAAGACTATGCGGAAGCATTCCTGCCGGAGGTATTAACGAAGCGGTAA
- the metI gene encoding methionine ABC transporter permease MetI has protein sequence MSDPVILLLLKGTWETIVMTFVSGFFGFLLGLPAGVMLFMTRTGQVLENRAVNRTLSVIVNVFRSIPFIILIVWMIPFTRAVVGTSIGVSAALVPLSIGAAPFIARMVENSLIEVPNGLIEAARAMGASPFQIVYKVLLPEALPSLVNCAAITLIMLVGYSAMGGAVGAGGLGQIGYQYGYIGYDAVIMNIVLVLLVLLVFLIQFTGDAIARRVNHR, from the coding sequence ATGTCTGATCCCGTTATTTTATTATTGCTCAAAGGCACGTGGGAAACCATCGTGATGACCTTCGTATCCGGCTTCTTCGGCTTCCTGCTGGGGCTGCCCGCCGGGGTGATGCTGTTCATGACCCGTACGGGGCAGGTGCTCGAAAACCGCGCCGTGAACCGCACGCTGTCGGTCATCGTGAACGTGTTCCGTTCCATTCCTTTTATCATCCTCATCGTATGGATGATTCCTTTCACCCGTGCCGTCGTGGGCACCTCCATCGGCGTGAGCGCGGCACTGGTGCCTTTAAGCATCGGGGCGGCGCCTTTCATTGCCCGCATGGTGGAAAACAGCCTGATCGAAGTGCCCAACGGCCTGATCGAGGCGGCAAGGGCCATGGGCGCCTCGCCGTTCCAGATCGTGTACAAGGTATTGCTGCCCGAAGCATTGCCGTCGCTGGTGAACTGCGCGGCCATCACGCTCATTATGCTCGTGGGATATTCCGCCATGGGCGGCGCGGTAGGAGCGGGCGGGCTCGGGCAGATCGGCTACCAGTACGGGTATATCGGGTACGATGCCGTGATCATGAACATCGTGCTGGTGCTGCTCGTGCTGCTCGTATTCCTCATCCAGTTTACCGGCGACGCCATCGCCCGCCGCGTGAACCATCGTTAA
- the metN gene encoding methionine ABC transporter ATP-binding protein MetN, whose amino-acid sequence MIELKGITKKFYQQNREITALRDVDLTVPQGKIFGVVGASGAGKSTLIRCVNLLERPTAGQVIVNGRDLTLLSAAELAKERKQIGMIFQHFNLLSSRTVAQNVAFPLELVNMPRAAVQQRVTELLGLVGLSEKANDYPASLSGGQKQRVAIARTLAGNPKVLLCDEATSALDPGTTRSILQLLKRINEELHITMLLITHEMEVVKSICDNVAVISEGQLIEQGTVAEVFAHPKTGLARQFIASSLHVEIPAVYRQRLQAHDTGNGQPLLRLALTGKTVDEPVLSDAARRFNIGASIISAQMDHAGSISYGVMLVKLTGNRDAFADAIQYFKDKHIQVEIAGYV is encoded by the coding sequence ATGATTGAATTAAAAGGCATTACCAAAAAGTTTTACCAGCAAAACCGCGAGATCACCGCGCTGCGCGATGTGGACCTCACGGTGCCGCAGGGGAAAATATTCGGCGTGGTGGGCGCATCCGGCGCCGGCAAAAGCACGCTGATCCGCTGCGTCAACCTGCTGGAGAGGCCTACGGCGGGGCAGGTGATCGTGAATGGCCGCGACCTGACGTTACTTTCCGCCGCGGAACTGGCGAAGGAAAGAAAGCAGATCGGTATGATCTTCCAGCATTTTAACCTGCTCTCGTCCCGCACGGTGGCGCAGAACGTGGCGTTCCCGCTGGAGCTCGTCAATATGCCGCGCGCCGCGGTGCAGCAGCGGGTAACCGAACTGCTGGGGCTCGTGGGGCTGTCGGAGAAAGCGAACGATTACCCGGCCAGTTTGTCCGGCGGGCAGAAACAGCGCGTCGCCATCGCCCGCACGCTGGCCGGCAACCCGAAGGTGCTGCTCTGCGACGAGGCCACCAGCGCACTGGATCCCGGCACCACGCGGTCTATCCTCCAGTTGCTGAAACGCATCAACGAAGAGCTGCACATCACCATGCTGCTCATCACCCACGAAATGGAAGTAGTGAAATCGATTTGTGATAACGTGGCGGTGATCAGCGAAGGGCAGCTCATCGAACAGGGCACGGTGGCGGAAGTGTTCGCGCATCCCAAAACCGGACTGGCCCGGCAGTTCATCGCTTCGTCGCTGCACGTGGAGATTCCCGCCGTGTACCGGCAGCGCCTCCAGGCGCACGATACCGGCAATGGTCAGCCGCTGCTGCGCCTGGCGCTCACGGGCAAAACGGTAGACGAGCCGGTATTGTCCGACGCGGCCCGCCGCTTCAATATCGGCGCCAGCATCATCAGCGCGCAGATGGACCATGCCGGCAGCATCAGCTACGGCGTGATGCTCGTCAAACTCACCGGCAACCGCGACGCATTTGCCGATGCCATCCAGTATTTCAAAGACAAACATATTCAGGTAGAAATCGCAGGTTATGTCTGA
- a CDS encoding AraC family transcriptional regulator: MIVQFENFNRKKAHVNLLYAQEGVHIAHCRYDKPSEDEFFMPHAAITCVKQGRKVVFLNGYKHEMRAGDALYIPKNAIIYSDIPVRKEAFISVNMTLHNREEESPLAPLACRVTDNLPLKELAAEQYMSLSTFKRWFHRHTGASPLQWMIDRRLERARYLLQHKHRPVAEACFASGFQDVSYFIRRYRQRFGVTPGAAFSD; the protein is encoded by the coding sequence ATGATCGTGCAGTTCGAAAACTTCAACCGTAAAAAGGCCCATGTGAATTTGTTGTACGCGCAGGAAGGCGTGCACATCGCGCATTGCCGGTACGACAAACCTTCGGAAGACGAATTTTTCATGCCGCACGCGGCCATCACCTGCGTGAAGCAGGGCCGGAAGGTGGTGTTCCTCAACGGTTACAAACACGAAATGCGGGCCGGCGATGCCTTGTACATCCCGAAAAACGCCATCATCTATTCCGATATCCCCGTCAGGAAAGAAGCGTTCATCAGCGTGAACATGACGCTGCATAACAGGGAAGAGGAGAGCCCCCTGGCGCCGCTGGCCTGCAGGGTAACGGACAACCTGCCGCTGAAGGAACTGGCCGCGGAGCAGTACATGAGCCTGAGCACCTTCAAACGCTGGTTCCACCGGCATACCGGCGCCAGCCCGCTGCAATGGATGATCGACAGGCGGCTCGAAAGGGCGCGGTACCTGTTACAGCATAAACACCGGCCGGTGGCGGAAGCCTGCTTTGCCAGCGGGTTCCAGGATGTGTCGTATTTCATCCGCCGGTACAGGCAGCGCTTTGGCGTAACGCCGGGCGCGGCGTTTTCAGATTGA
- a CDS encoding nuclear transport factor 2 family protein yields the protein MITRQQALDFAHEWVSAWNAHDLDRVLSHYTDDFEMSSPFIVAMGIEPSGTLKGKDKVGDYWRKAMVKYPDLHFGLIETFSCVNTIIIYYTSIAGKKAAEFFTLNEEGKVYKAMGHYD from the coding sequence ATGATTACGCGCCAGCAGGCTTTAGATTTTGCACACGAATGGGTGAGCGCCTGGAATGCCCACGACCTCGACAGGGTGCTCAGCCACTACACAGACGATTTTGAAATGAGCAGCCCGTTCATCGTAGCCATGGGCATCGAGCCGTCCGGCACCTTGAAGGGGAAAGACAAAGTAGGGGACTACTGGCGCAAGGCCATGGTGAAATATCCCGATCTTCATTTCGGGCTGATCGAAACATTTTCCTGCGTGAACACCATCATCATTTATTACACCAGCATCGCCGGTAAAAAAGCGGCGGAGTTTTTTACCCTCAACGAAGAAGGCAAGGTGTACAAAGCCATGGGACATTACGATTGA